ATTTTGATGGATGGTATAATGAACAATGATCTGATTTTGTGTAGATATTTGAGTATTATAAGCTGGTTTGAGCTGTCCGTTTAACATATGGTCTTCTTTCATTCGCATAAAAGTAGCCTGGGTGTCAGTTTTGCTGTAACTGTTTCTTTCTCCCAGAATAGCTTCTTGCTTTTCATACTTTTCAAGATTGGAAGTAAAATTATTTTTTATGTAGCGTAATTTAGCTTTTGCTTTAGAACTGGTCTTTTCATTACCAGAGAGTTTGGCATCTATTTTAGCTACAGTTTTCTCAATTACCTCTTTGCTGATTTCTTTGAACTCTGTTGGTTCCGGGTTGGGGTCATCTTCATTGTCGATACTTTGGGCATAGTTCCATAATTCTTCCAACTGGGTGAGCATTTTTGCTTTATTGGTTTTTATGCTCTTACCCCACACAAAAGTGTACCTGCCGGCCTGAGCTTCTATTTTTGTTCCGTCGGTATAAATTTGTTTTAGATTCACCAGTCCTTCTGAGGCCAACATCAAAACTACCTGCTTGAAGATTTCTTTAAAACTCTCTTTTAGTTTATCACTTCTAAATCTATTAATTGTATTATGATCAACAATAGTCATAGAAGTAAGCCACATAAAATTGATATTCTCACGAAGTGCAAGTTCTATCTTTCTCGAAGAATAGATATTAGTCATATAAGCATACAACATCACTTTGAGTAACATCTTTGGATGATATCCAGGATTACCTTCTTTACTGTACGCTTTTAAAAGAGGCTGGATATTAAGGGATTCCACAACTTGATCAACTATTCGAACCGCATGTGTATGTGGAATTAAATCATCAAACGAATAAGGTAGAAGCATCGTTTGTTGTTGGTTATAATGTTTGAATCTCATATATAATCAGCTGTTTATCACTGATTAAATTTACAAAATTGCATATAAAAATACAAACTAAAAAAAAAGAAGCTGACTCAGTTTTGAGACAGCTTCTTTTTTATTGTTCTAACTTCAGTTTCTTTAATAATTTTTCCGAAGTCTTATCGGTATACATCCCATAGGAAGTAACAAGGATTCCCTTTACCCCGTCGATCTTCGATTCGATGCCATACACTGTCGATTCTTCAGCAGGATCACTATCCCCTTCATAGCGGTAGACTTCCGTGATTTCAAAATCTTCCGTTTCATACTTGCTGTCATTGGCTTCGAGGGCTTCGGCTCCGAGGTTAAAATCTACGGTAAAACCTGCTTTGCGCAATTCGGTGATGGCTTCTAAAACGGTGGCATATTTATATTCAGGATGCATAAGAGATCATTTTTAAAATTAATAGATCCCCTAAGTTACAACTTTCACAGCACACGCTCCTTTAAAAATCCCTTAAAATCCAGTTCAATTCCATAAATAGGAAGCCGCTATACTGCCATACCGATGGCTCTTTACCGCATTGTTAATGGGCTCTAGCGATTTATAAATATAGGAATACGACAGGTTCCAGTTGTTTTTACGGTATTTTAATCCTGCTTCCGCAAAAAAGCGCCAGGGCTTAATACCATATGTCAGCGGACTGTTATCATTGAAAAGGCTCCCCTGTATGGTCGCATCATAAAGCTGGTATTTGACGGTTGGGGTAATGAAAAAATAGAATTCTTTTTTCTCTCCTGCTTCCTGCGATGCCGCATTCATTGCAGCGCCATATAAACCGGAATTGTATACGGGCAATAATGGATCGGCAAGTGTAATCCTGGTGGTAAAGCCTGTGGTAAAGCCATCCCAGATGGTTCCGAGATCTGCTTTAGCGTGCCAGTTAAAGTCGATCTTCTGGTTCGCTATTTTTGGAAGTAACTTACGCGAATAAAAAAGTTGTATCTGTGCCCCCAGTGTAGACTGGATTTGGTACTCCCAACCGATCACTTTTTTGTAGCCCAGCAATTTATGGATGCCCTCCTGCAATTGTTCTGCGCCGGAAGCGGGCCCGAGTGTCCCCAACTGAAAATTGATCTTGAATACCGATTCATCACGGTAAAAATGATTCCGGCCGGCCTGGGCAAATAGGTACCCCGCATAGGGCCGGTCATGGTAATGTATATTTTTAGGCTGTGCCGTTTGGGGATTGTACATGTATTGCCCCATTTTAAACTCATAAATGGTTTTCGCACGTTTGGCAGTAGTCACTGCACCAAGGCTACGGTAGAATATCTCGATGCCATTGGTATAATATTGATCTCTTTTCAGGGAAATATACAGGTCATTATCGGAAACCAACCCCGCTTCATGCGTTGCCTGTCCGAAAATAGTAGCACTCATCAACACAAACCAATATACAATATAGTTCTTCATGTCCTGCTCTGTAAATACTATTATTTATACTTCCTCTCCGGAAGCGATTCCCTAATAATCCAGATCCCCTACATACCGCATCCGACGGACAATTTTTGTCTTACGGTTATTAATATAAGACGATGAGTTACTCGCCTTAAACTTTCGTGGATTGGGTAATATGGCGGCAATTCCGGCGGCTTCTGTTTTGGTGAGGCTCTTGCACGATTTCCCATACCAATGTTGTGCGGCAGCTTCAGCGCCATAAACGCCATCTCCCATTTCAATACTATTCAGGTAGACTTCCATGATCCGTTCTTTTCCCCAGAATATTTCAATGAGTACCGTAAAATAGGCTTCGAGCGCTTTCCGAAAATAACTCCGTCCCTGCCACAGGAATACATTTTTTGCCGTCTGTTGCGAGATGGTACTCCCGCCTTTCAGCTTTTTGCCTTTGCTATTATTCTTATAGGCTTTTTTCAGGGCCTGGAAATCAAATCCATTATGATCTAAAAAAGTATCGTCTTCACTGGCAATGACTGCTTTCTGTAAATTCTGTGAGATATCTTCCAACGGCACCCAGTCGTGGCTAAAATGCACTTCCTTACCATCTGCACGCTGTTCCATCGCCCGTACCGGCATTAGTGGCGTAAAAGGCACCGGGAGAAATTTGAAAATAATGACAAAGAACACTGAGATTCCGAGAAACCAGAGGAAAGCTTTAAATAGAAAACGTGTTATTTTTTTAACCATAGTAAGTTTTAATTTATACTAAATCAGCTAATTCCTGTCCGATAAGACCACCAATAGCGATTCCAATACCGCTCAATTTCACCCCGCAATACACATGGTCGGATAGGGATTGGACAATTGGATTTTTATCCGGGCCCATACCCATGATGCCGCTCCAGCGCTGTGCGATTGTAAATTTATGCTGCGGCAAAATTACTTCTTTTAACATCAATTCCAATTGGTCCTGTATTATTTTTGTGTTGGCCAGCGTTGTCGTAGTTTCTCCTACAAAATCCAGGTTGCGGGCACCTCCAAATAAGATCCGATCCCCTACATTGCGAAAGTAATAGTACCCTTTATCCAGGTGAAAAGTCCCTTTCAGGTCCAGATTAGGGATAGGCTCCGTAATCAGCACCTGTGCCCGGGCAGGCACTACTCCGGAGATGCCCTGTTGTGCTGCAAAACCATTGGTTGCCAGTACTAATTTCCGGGTTGTAAAACTGAAATCTTTCAGCTGTACGACAACGCCGTCTTGCAGCGTTTCATAACCGATAAGTTCCTGGCTGTTCAGCAATTGTATATCGGCTGCAGCCACCTGCTTTAATAAGGCCTGCATCATCATCCCACTATCAATCTGCCCTTCAAAAGGATTAAAGACCAACTGTTCCCGGGTTTTTCCAAAATTAAACCGATCGGTTTGCAGGTTATACACATCTGACTTAAACATGGGGCGGAGCAGGTCATTTACAAAAGGCATTTTGGCCCGGCATTCGGCATATGTACTTTCGTCCTGCTTCAGGAACAATTCATAACCGCCATAAGGCCGGTAATCCAACGCGGCATCACCTACTCTTTTGCGCAATAATCCAAGGCCTTTCCAACGTTTTTCAATCAAATGCAATACGTCGTCCTCGGAATGGTTTTTCAGGTCTTCTATAATTTCCGATAAACTCCCAAAACAGGCAAATCCGGCATTTTTGGTACTCGCTCCCTGTGGCAAAGCCCCTTTCTCTAAAATAAGGATCCGGCTTTTTGGAAAACGCTCCCGCAAGCGCAATGCGGTATTAAGCCCCACAATCCCGCTTCCAATGACCGTATAGTCAACTCCTGTAAACCAGTTTTTGACCTCCCAATAGCTTAACTGCATGTCTGTCTTTTTGAGAATAAAAGTACTTCTTTTATGTTGTTATTACCGCTATAATCCAATCGTTTTTCTACAAAACAGGCCAAACCAGCATTACGAATAATTCATGCAAAAACCACAAAAGAAACAATTTACACAATATAACGATAAAATATATAAATACTAATCAAAGTATTTCGTTATTTAATAAACAACACATTATTTTAATATTAAATTTGATATCCATTAATTAAGAAACCCCAAATCTTAAATATATGAATACCAAATTACTCTCTATTGCATTCCTTGCAATGACAGGGTTTTCCTTCGCCCAGCAGGGAAAATCATTCTGGAAACCTACAACCAGAAAAGCGGACGCCACAATGGTGACCAACAAAAGCAGGATCATGGATCCTAAATTGTACGAGCTGGACGTTACACGTTTACGAACTGCTTTGGCCGAAGCGCCAAAACGTTTCTCCTCCACATCGAAATCCGGTGTGCTCATCACTTTCCCCAATGCAGAAGGCCAATTTGAGCAATTCAAAGTCCTGGAATCCTCCAATATGGATCCGGAACTGGCAGCCCGTTATCCTGAAATCAAATCGTATGTAGGCCAGGGTGTAGAAAATCCTGCTTCAACAATTTACTTCAGCCTTTCGCCACTGGGATTACAGACTATGACGGTCAAAGCCGATCAGTCTGCTGTATTTATCGAACCGTATACCACTGATTTAAGTGCGTATGCTGTTTTTCGCAAAGCCGACAAAGCTGCCTCACTCGATCGTTTTGAATGTAAGGTCATTGCCCAGGCACACCAGGATCTGGACCAAAATGCCGCACGCCCCAATGCTGACGATGGTAACCTGAGGAATTTCAGGCTCGCACTTTCCGTCACCGGAGAGTACACGGCTTATTTCGGAGGCACCAAAGCACTGGCACTTGCCGCAATCAATAATTCCATGACCCGTGTTAATGGTGTGTTTGAAAAAGACTTCGGTGTACACATGAACCTGATTTCCAATACCGATGCTGTAATCTACACCTCTGCTTCGACAGATCCCTATTCTGTCGCAAGTGCCGGTGCCGATGGTGCCTGGAACCAGGAACTGCAAAATACACTGACCAGTGTGATCGGAAGTGCCAATTATGATATCGGACACCTTTTTGGTGCCTCGGGTGGTGGTGGTAATGCCGGTTGTATCGGTTGCGTCTGCAAAAACCCGACTACTTCTGTCCCTTTAGGAAAAGGAAGTGGATTTACTTCTCCTTCCGATGGTAATCCGCAAGGGGATAATTTCGATATTGATTATGTTGCCCATGAAATGGGACATCAATTTGGCGGTAACCACACTTTTACATTTAGCAATGAAGGGACTATTGCCCAGGTTGAACCGGGAAGTGGATCTACAATTATGGGCTATGCCGGTATTACAGGCAGTACAGACATACAGGCGCATAGCGATCCTTTCTTCCATGCCGTAAGCATCCAGCAAGTGACCAATTATGTAAAATCAACGACCTGCCAGACTACAATAGTAACGGGTAACGCCATTCCTACTGCCAATGCGGGAGCGGATTATACGGTACCCAAAGGAACCCCTTTTATGCTCACCGGTTCCGGTAGCGACGCTAATGGTGATGCCCTGACCTACATTTGGGAACAAATGGACAAAGGCACTTCCTCCACGACCACACCTACGGTAACCCGTACGTCCGGTCCGGCATTCCGTTCTTTTACACCCTCCACAAGCCCGGTGCGTTACTTTCCAAGACTGGCTACAGTACAGGCCGGGGCTACTTCCTGGACCTGGGAAGCGGTACCCAATGTGGCCCGTACCTTAAACTTCCGACTGACGGTTCGGGACAACCGTGCCGGCGGACCTGCTAACAATAGTGATGATATGATCGTGACGGTCAATGCAACAGCAGGCCCTTTTAGCGTTAGCGCCCCAAATACTGCCGTATCCTGGACTGGAGGCTCTACACAAACGGTTACCTGGAATGTGGCCGGAACCACTGCGAATGGTGTGAACGCAGCCAATGTTGATATCTTACTTTCTACGGATGGCGGCACTACTTACCCCGTAACTTTATTGTCAGGAACACCGAATGATGGCTCCCAGGCTGTAACCATCCCGAATACTCCGGGAACTCAAAACCGCATTATGGTAAAAGGAAGCAACCATATCTTCTTTGATATTTCCAATGTCAACTTTACGATCACTGCAGGTTCTTCCGATACCATCGCACCAACGTCACCTACGAGCCTGGCGGCTTCCAATATCACTTCCAGCTCGGCGAACCTCTCCTGGATCGCTGCTACAGATAATGTTGGCGTAACCGGCTATGATGTCTACCAAAACGGCACCTATAAGGCTACTGCTACTACAACCTCTTATGCCGTAACAGGATTGAGCGCTTCCACAGCATACAGTTTCTCTGTCCAGGCAAAAGATGCCGCCGGAAATACTTCGCCATCGAGCAATACGGTCAATATTACCACCATCAGTGGCCCGGCTATTTCCTATTGTGCTTCCCAGGGCAATAATGTAGCCGACGAAAAAATAGGAAATGTTACTTTTGCCGGGATCAACAACACCTCTACCGGAGGCACAGGTTATAAGGATTTTACATCGGTATCGACCAATGTAACCCGCGGTACGGCCTATACTATTAGCATCACTCCTTCCTGGACAGCTACTGCCTATAACGAGGGCTATGCTGTCTTTATCGACTACAACCAAAATGGCAGTTTTACCGATAGCGGTGAGCAGGTATGGACCAAAGCAGCTTCTACAACGACTCCGGTTACGGGATCGATTACTATTCCGGCAACTGCTTCATTAGGTGCTACCAGAATGCGGGTATCCATGAAATACAATGCTATCCCAACTGCCTGCGAAGCCTTCTCCTATGGTCAGGTAGAAGATTACACAATCAACATTGTATCTGCCGGAAAAGAAACTCCGGATACCACTCCTGTAACCGCAATGGCGTTATATCCTAACCCGGTAAAAGGAAACAGCCTTAACATTAGCGGTATAGCCGATAATACGCCTTATCGTATTGTCAGCATGCTGGGCCAGGAACTTGGAAATGGCAAAGTGGAAAACGGCAGTATTCCCGTAAACCGTCTGGCATCCGGTACTTATATCCTGGAGGTATTCTCTAATGATAAGCCTACTGTAAAGCGTTTTATAAAACAATAAAATACAAACTGCCTTTAATGAC
The Flavobacterium kingsejongi genome window above contains:
- a CDS encoding lipid A deacylase LpxR family protein — translated: MKNYIVYWFVLMSATIFGQATHEAGLVSDNDLYISLKRDQYYTNGIEIFYRSLGAVTTAKRAKTIYEFKMGQYMYNPQTAQPKNIHYHDRPYAGYLFAQAGRNHFYRDESVFKINFQLGTLGPASGAEQLQEGIHKLLGYKKVIGWEYQIQSTLGAQIQLFYSRKLLPKIANQKIDFNWHAKADLGTIWDGFTTGFTTRITLADPLLPVYNSGLYGAAMNAASQEAGEKKEFYFFITPTVKYQLYDATIQGSLFNDNSPLTYGIKPWRFFAEAGLKYRKNNWNLSYSYIYKSLEPINNAVKSHRYGSIAASYLWN
- the mtgA gene encoding monofunctional biosynthetic peptidoglycan transglycosylase, which translates into the protein MVKKITRFLFKAFLWFLGISVFFVIIFKFLPVPFTPLMPVRAMEQRADGKEVHFSHDWVPLEDISQNLQKAVIASEDDTFLDHNGFDFQALKKAYKNNSKGKKLKGGSTISQQTAKNVFLWQGRSYFRKALEAYFTVLIEIFWGKERIMEVYLNSIEMGDGVYGAEAAAQHWYGKSCKSLTKTEAAGIAAILPNPRKFKASNSSSYINNRKTKIVRRMRYVGDLDY
- a CDS encoding NAD(P)/FAD-dependent oxidoreductase, coding for MQLSYWEVKNWFTGVDYTVIGSGIVGLNTALRLRERFPKSRILILEKGALPQGASTKNAGFACFGSLSEIIEDLKNHSEDDVLHLIEKRWKGLGLLRKRVGDAALDYRPYGGYELFLKQDESTYAECRAKMPFVNDLLRPMFKSDVYNLQTDRFNFGKTREQLVFNPFEGQIDSGMMMQALLKQVAAADIQLLNSQELIGYETLQDGVVVQLKDFSFTTRKLVLATNGFAAQQGISGVVPARAQVLITEPIPNLDLKGTFHLDKGYYYFRNVGDRILFGGARNLDFVGETTTTLANTKIIQDQLELMLKEVILPQHKFTIAQRWSGIMGMGPDKNPIVQSLSDHVYCGVKLSGIGIAIGGLIGQELADLV
- a CDS encoding reprolysin-like metallopeptidase, whose protein sequence is MNTKLLSIAFLAMTGFSFAQQGKSFWKPTTRKADATMVTNKSRIMDPKLYELDVTRLRTALAEAPKRFSSTSKSGVLITFPNAEGQFEQFKVLESSNMDPELAARYPEIKSYVGQGVENPASTIYFSLSPLGLQTMTVKADQSAVFIEPYTTDLSAYAVFRKADKAASLDRFECKVIAQAHQDLDQNAARPNADDGNLRNFRLALSVTGEYTAYFGGTKALALAAINNSMTRVNGVFEKDFGVHMNLISNTDAVIYTSASTDPYSVASAGADGAWNQELQNTLTSVIGSANYDIGHLFGASGGGGNAGCIGCVCKNPTTSVPLGKGSGFTSPSDGNPQGDNFDIDYVAHEMGHQFGGNHTFTFSNEGTIAQVEPGSGSTIMGYAGITGSTDIQAHSDPFFHAVSIQQVTNYVKSTTCQTTIVTGNAIPTANAGADYTVPKGTPFMLTGSGSDANGDALTYIWEQMDKGTSSTTTPTVTRTSGPAFRSFTPSTSPVRYFPRLATVQAGATSWTWEAVPNVARTLNFRLTVRDNRAGGPANNSDDMIVTVNATAGPFSVSAPNTAVSWTGGSTQTVTWNVAGTTANGVNAANVDILLSTDGGTTYPVTLLSGTPNDGSQAVTIPNTPGTQNRIMVKGSNHIFFDISNVNFTITAGSSDTIAPTSPTSLAASNITSSSANLSWIAATDNVGVTGYDVYQNGTYKATATTTSYAVTGLSASTAYSFSVQAKDAAGNTSPSSNTVNITTISGPAISYCASQGNNVADEKIGNVTFAGINNTSTGGTGYKDFTSVSTNVTRGTAYTISITPSWTATAYNEGYAVFIDYNQNGSFTDSGEQVWTKAASTTTPVTGSITIPATASLGATRMRVSMKYNAIPTACEAFSYGQVEDYTINIVSAGKETPDTTPVTAMALYPNPVKGNSLNISGIADNTPYRIVSMLGQELGNGKVENGSIPVNRLASGTYILEVFSNDKPTVKRFIKQ